TTCCATCTGTTGGGGTATGCCGGGGTGACCAAGGATGAGATTTGGGATTGTGTCACTTCCCATTACAAAGGGGAGTGGCCCCCTCTCTACCGTTTGGTGAATGACATCTATACTCTCAAAGCGACCGACTTGATGAACTGGCTGACAATGGGTGCCTATCGCGGAAGCATTGACTTTGGAAAAAATAGTCTTTTATAATGAAACTATTGGACAAGAAGGAGGCACTCAGATTAATGAGATGGAGCATGATCGTCATCTTCCTGGCCATCATTATCGGCGGCTTCACGTTTATGGCCTTCAGCGTGGACAGTGTCATCAGCAACATCACCCTTGGCCTTGATTTACAAGGTGGATTTGAAATTTTGTACAAGGTTGTACCCGTAAACGAAGAACAGCAGGTCACCCAGTCCCTGTTACATGATACATATACCGCCTTATACCGCCGGGTTGATGCCATGGGTGTCAGCGAGCCCGACCTGCGGGTGGAAGGGGAAGACCGCATCCGCGTCCGCCTGGCGGGAGTGCATGATCCAGAGGAGGCCCGGCGCTTTTTGTCCACAGAGGCACGTCTTTCCTTTCGCAACACGGAGGATGAGTTTCTGTTCGGGGGAGAACACTTGAAGGAAGGGTCTGCCCGGGCGGTGTTTGACGAGTATAACCGGCCTATCGTCATGTTGGAATTTAAGGACCCAGACCTCATCCGCCAGATTACGTCTGAATATCTGCATGATATTATTGTGATTTGGCTCGACTTTGATGAAGAAACCGATTCCTTTCGGGAAGAAATGTTAAAAGAGGACCCTAAATTTTTGTCAGCACCTGAAGTGAAGAGTGTGTTAAGCACTGAAGCAAGCATCACAGGATTCCAAAGTTATGAAGAAGCAGAAGAGCTGGCCAGCCTACTGAATGCTGGCGCTTTGCCTGTTCAGCTGGAGGAGCTGACGGCGCGCAGCGTCAGTCCCACCCTTGGGGAGCGGGCCCTGGACTTGACGGTAAGGGCGGGGATGATTGGCGGGGCCCTGATCGCCCTGTACATGCTCCTTTACTACCGTTTGCCCGGTCTGGTGGCTGCATTGGCCCTGTTCTTTTATGTGTATTTCATCCTGGTTGTCTTCAACTGGATGAATGCGGTGCTAACCTTGCCTGGCATTGCGGCTCTTGTACTCGGGATCGGCATGGCGGTAGACGCCAATATTATTACCAATGAACGGATTAAGGAAGAGATCCGCTCCGGCAAAACGATGATGTCCTCCTTCCGGGCGGGTTCCAAACGGTCGCTCCGCACCATTATGGACGCCAATATTACCACCATCATTGCTGCAGGGGTTCTATTTTACTTCGGGGACTTTGCCATTCAGGGCTTTGCCCTGATGCTTATTGTCAGTATTGTGCTCAGCCTGGTGACCGCTGTTTTGGGGTCGCGCCTGTTGCTTGGCCTCTTGGTGGCCAGCCGGGCCTTTGACAACAAGCCCCGCTGGTTCGGTGTGAAGGAGAGTGAGATCAGTGAACTTTAATTTTGATCCAGAATCCAGCCGGTTTCAATTTGTCAAGCACCGGTATAAATATTTCCTCGTCTCAGCTGTCTTAATCGGTCTGGGGCTTGTCATCATTGCTGTGCTGGGTCTTAATCTGGGCGTGGATTTTGAAAGTGGTTCCACTTTGGAAATATTAATTCAGGGTCAGCCTTTTACCACTGAAGATGTGCAGGCGGTCTTTGCCGAACTTGGGCTGGAGCCTGGTGACATCCGCCTGATCGGCAACAATAATGAGATAGCCGAAGTGCGTTTTATCGGCACCTTGGACCAAGAGGAAATTAATCGGGTGCGCGAAGCCTTTGCCGAGCGGTTTGGTGAGATTGATATCAACGAATCGACCGTTTCGCCCCTGGTCGCCCGGGAACTGGCCAATCAAGCGGTATACGGGATCCTGCTGGCTTCCCTAGCGGTGATCATTTACGTGGCCATCCGCTTTGAATACCGCTTTGGGATCGCGGCCATCATCGCCCTGTTTCATGACGCCCTGTTCATTGTGGCTGTGTTTGCCCTGTTGCGTCTGGAAGTGGATCTGACGTTTATTGCTGCAGTGTTAACCATTGTGGGTTATTCGATCAACGATACCATCGTTATCTTTGACCGTTTGCGGGAAAACATGAAGTTTGCCAAGCTGAAAAGGGTAGAAGACTTGGAACAACTGGTCAACCGCAGCATCGTGGAAAATCTGCCCCGCACCTTAAACACATCGATCACTGTGGTTTTTGCAGCCTTGGCCCTGTATCTGTTGGGGGGAGAGGGGATTCGTAACTTTTCCTTTGCCCTGTTGATTGGCTTATTAGCCGGAACGTATTCTTCCATCTTTATTGCCGCCCAATTGTGGTTTGAATGGAAAAAACGGGAGCTTAAAAAAAAGATGTTCCAACCCCAGAATGCCTGAACCAGCCGTGGAGTTCTTCCACGGTTTTTGTTTGTTAAGGGCTAAAATGTTGGCAACGGGCAAAAAATAGAGAGAGAAAGAAGGGAGATTCACATGACAACCAAGCAACGTTTTCAGCAAGCGGAGTTTGCTGCCTGGGTGGGCATTGTCGGCAACCTGTTTTTGGCTGTGCTTAAAGCCATAGTGGGAACGGTCGGCAACAGCCGGGCGCTGGTGGCAGATGCCGTCCATTCCGCTTCTGATGTGATCGGCTCTGTGGCGGTGTTAATCGGGTTGAAGGCGGCCAAACTGCCGCCTGATTCGGACCATCCGTATGGGCATGGCAAGGCAGAGTCCATTGCGGCTATTATTGTGGCGGTTATCTTGTTCCTGGCCGGGTTGCAAATCGGTTACAGTTCGTTTCAGGCCTTGTTTGCACCGGCTGTCACACCCAGTGTGCTCGCTGTGTTTGTCGCCCTGTTTTCGATTGTGATGAAGGAGCTCATGTTTCAGTATAAATTCAGGCTGGGAAAAAAATTGAACAGCGATGCCCTGATTACCAATGCTTGGGAGCACCGTTCAGACGTGTTATCTTCCGTGGCTGCTTTAATCGGCATCGGCGGGGCTGTGCTAGGTGGCTATCTTGGCCTACCGTGGCTGGTCTACCTTGATCCGCTGGCTGGCATTCTGGTCTCCTTGCTGGTTATGAGAGTCGCCTGGAAGCTGGGCAGAGAGTCCATTCACAATACGCTGGACCATGTCCTGCATGAGGAAGATGCCCTAAAGTTGCGTAAAACCGTGGAATCGGTAAACGGTGTGATACGGGTCGATGAGTTATATGCCCGGGAGCATGGCCATTATGTGATTGTTGACGTAAAGATTGCAGTAGACCCGGACCTTACAGTGGAAGAGGGGCATCAGATCGGCAAGCAGGTCAAAGACAAACTGATGAAAGATCATGAGCATGTGCAGGACGTGCTCGTGCATGTCAATCCCTACCGGGAAAAACCGGCTTTCTCATCCTCTTTCCCAAAAAAGCCGTAAGCACATTGCCACTCCTGTTCCCTTCCATTATAATGAATGGGGATTAAAAGGAGTGAGAATATGCTGGCTTCGCAAACGAGATGGGAGGTTGCCTCTTGCCCTCTGGAGCAGGCCAGGCAACTTCAAAGGGAATTGGGACTCACCTCCCTAGTGGCTAAAGTGTTGACCGCCAGAGGATGGGACGCGGAACAGGCACGTCAGTTATTGGATATTGACAAGCAAACCTTTTATGACCCCTACCGGATGGACGGCATGGCGGAGGCGGTGGAACGCATTAAGGACGCTGTGCGAAACAATGATAAAATCCGTGTCTATGGGGACTATGACTGCGACGGCATCACCAGCACGGTGATCATGTATAAGACTTTGTCCCAGCTCGGGGCTACAGTGGATTATTATGTTCCCAACCGGTTCAGTGAAGGCTACGGTCTTAACAAAGCTGCAATTGACAAAGCTAAAGCGGAGGGTGTCCGGCTCCTGATCACAGTGGATACCGGCATCACCGGCCGGGAGGAAGTGGCATATGCAATGGCACAGGGCATCGACGTGATCGTCACGGATCACCATCAGCCTCCTCCTGAACTCCCCCAAAGTTTGGCTGTCATCAATCCTAAAAAAGCAGGTTGCCCTTATCCGTTCAAAGACTTGTCCGGAGCCGGCATTGCCCTTAAAGTGGCTCAAGCTTTGCTGGATGATACCCCCCAGGCCTTCCTGGATATTGCGGCCCTTGGCACCATTGCCGATCTGGTCCCCTTAAGGGATGAAAACCGCCTGATTGCCTATCACGGGCTAAATGTGCTCAACCGCACCCGGCACGTTGGGCTGCAAGTGCTAATCGAAAAGGCAGGGTTGGGTGAAGTGTCCATCAATGAACAGCATGTGGGCTTTGTGCTTGGTCCCAGGCTTAATTCGTGCGGCCGGCTCGCCTCAGCTGAGACGGCCGTTCAACTTTTTCTAACGGACGACCGCGCTCAAGCGTCAGCCCTCGTGCAGAACATTGAGGCGTTGAA
The sequence above is a segment of the Caldalkalibacillus thermarum genome. Coding sequences within it:
- a CDS encoding post-transcriptional regulator — encoded protein: MDKASLLKEKLEEVLQSKVDEFHLLGYAGVTKDEIWDCVTSHYKGEWPPLYRLVNDIYTLKATDLMNWLTMGAYRGSIDFGKNSLL
- the secD gene encoding protein translocase subunit SecD, which encodes MRWSMIVIFLAIIIGGFTFMAFSVDSVISNITLGLDLQGGFEILYKVVPVNEEQQVTQSLLHDTYTALYRRVDAMGVSEPDLRVEGEDRIRVRLAGVHDPEEARRFLSTEARLSFRNTEDEFLFGGEHLKEGSARAVFDEYNRPIVMLEFKDPDLIRQITSEYLHDIIVIWLDFDEETDSFREEMLKEDPKFLSAPEVKSVLSTEASITGFQSYEEAEELASLLNAGALPVQLEELTARSVSPTLGERALDLTVRAGMIGGALIALYMLLYYRLPGLVAALALFFYVYFILVVFNWMNAVLTLPGIAALVLGIGMAVDANIITNERIKEEIRSGKTMMSSFRAGSKRSLRTIMDANITTIIAAGVLFYFGDFAIQGFALMLIVSIVLSLVTAVLGSRLLLGLLVASRAFDNKPRWFGVKESEISEL
- a CDS encoding cation diffusion facilitator family transporter; this translates as MTTKQRFQQAEFAAWVGIVGNLFLAVLKAIVGTVGNSRALVADAVHSASDVIGSVAVLIGLKAAKLPPDSDHPYGHGKAESIAAIIVAVILFLAGLQIGYSSFQALFAPAVTPSVLAVFVALFSIVMKELMFQYKFRLGKKLNSDALITNAWEHRSDVLSSVAALIGIGGAVLGGYLGLPWLVYLDPLAGILVSLLVMRVAWKLGRESIHNTLDHVLHEEDALKLRKTVESVNGVIRVDELYAREHGHYVIVDVKIAVDPDLTVEEGHQIGKQVKDKLMKDHEHVQDVLVHVNPYREKPAFSSSFPKKP
- the secF gene encoding protein translocase subunit SecF; translated protein: MNFNFDPESSRFQFVKHRYKYFLVSAVLIGLGLVIIAVLGLNLGVDFESGSTLEILIQGQPFTTEDVQAVFAELGLEPGDIRLIGNNNEIAEVRFIGTLDQEEINRVREAFAERFGEIDINESTVSPLVARELANQAVYGILLASLAVIIYVAIRFEYRFGIAAIIALFHDALFIVAVFALLRLEVDLTFIAAVLTIVGYSINDTIVIFDRLRENMKFAKLKRVEDLEQLVNRSIVENLPRTLNTSITVVFAALALYLLGGEGIRNFSFALLIGLLAGTYSSIFIAAQLWFEWKKRELKKKMFQPQNA